The Nostoc cf. commune SO-36 genomic sequence ACCAGGGGGCCAATCTAACTGTCGTCCTCCTAATATATGTAGATGTAAGTGATGGACTGTTTGACCGCCGTCATCACCAGTATTGATGACAACTCGATAACCATTTTTTAGTCCCGCTTCTTCGGCAATACGTTTGACGGTTAACAAAAGATGCCCCAGCAGAGCATGATCTTCAGATTCAGCATCAGCTAGTGTGGGAAGGGGTTTTTTGGGAATGACAAGGATGTGAACGGGCGCCTGGGGATGGATGTCTTTGAATGCCAGGGTCAAATTATCCTCATAAACAATATCTGCGGGAATTTCCCGACTAATGATTTTGCTGAAAATCGTTTCTGTAGTTTCACTCATGCCAATTTACCTACTCATCTCTTAGAGATTTTATATTAGAGAGATGAGTAAAGAGGATGTAGGCGGAATTCATAAATTTCGCCTACAAAGGATTAATTTCTGGAGATGTCTATTAAGTTTATTGACAAATTTTGATTAATCGCACACATCTTAGCTTGTTATTGCTGATTTTTTTCCATTTCCGTTGCTGTTGACACTTGCAACAAATGAGGGTTGTTGCGAAGCAGTAGTTGGCGACTCGCCTCGGAGTCTTTTACGGCGCGGGGTCTTAGGAACTCCTCCCGCCATACCGTACTCTACACTCCTTTTGCCATATCGAGTACCAACTCCCATCAGCATGTGCTCTGCCATATCTGCCAACTCGCTTTCTGTTTGGAGCATTTCACTGTATAACTTATCTAGGTTTGAAAGGGCACTGTTGTATGCATTTTCTTTACTTCGCATCTTTTCAATGAGAGTTGAAAAGGCAGGTAGGGTGAGTCCATTGCCTACATCTAAATTTGGATCAATTGAATTCATACTAGCTGCACGACGCTCTGCTTTTTGTAACACTGGAGAGCTTCTTTTTTTACGAGCCATGATATTACACCCTGTAATATAGTACTGTTAATATTCTTTACCTTAAGTAATTTCAGTATTGAATAGCCTGAGAAAATTTTGGCAAATCTGCAATGGTTTTTGTTACATTAGCGATCGCTCTCATGAGTGCTGAAATTACTGAAAAAAGAAAGCGTTTACAACAAATGAGTAAGTAAACTGGAGTTTGCTTGGGGAAAACACCAAAATGAGTAAGCGTTTACAACAAATGAGTAAGCAAACTGGAGTTTGCTTGGGGAAAACACCAAAATGAGTAAGCGTTTACAGCAAATGAGTAAGCAAACTGGGGTTTGCTTGGGGAAAACACCAAAATGAGTAAGCGTTTACAGCAAATGAGTAAGCAAACTGGGGTTTGTTTATTAAAATCGACAAATGACAATGTAGTGATATGAAGCTAGACAATTGCAGTAGGAAATGTCTCATGATAAGCAACTTTGGGTCTGCGTGGCAGAGTTTGAACAAGTAGAGACAAATGCATGCTAATGTATCATTAAAGACTTCTGCCGTAGTGCGCTCTTGAATGAGGATGAGACTGTTGTAGCTCAAATATGCGTATAAGCTGGTTAACAACTCAAATGTGCTAGATGGGAAGGATGTATGGAAGATATACAAGTGTTGCTTGACTTCTCTCAGTTTGATTCTCAACTTTCTCCAGAACGCTTGGAAGACATAACAAGTAGTGTGGCTGATGAGATTCGTGGTGAATTGGTGAATAAAGTTGAGTTAGTTAGGGAGAATCAAATTCCAGAGTCAAGCAAACCTGCTCTTGCCGGATTTATATTAGGTTTGCTTAACACAGAAGTAAATGCTGGTAACATAAAGCTTTACTAAACTATTTAGGTGAACGTTTCTATGGAAAAACACTGAAGCTGGAGTGGGAGGATAAAGAAGCAGGAACCAGAATTGTTATGGAATATCAAAATGAAAAGCAATTAGAGCAGCAACTTCAAGCAGTTGAAAGATTATCTAAATTGAAAATATCTGTTGTGGATTAATAGTTTAGTAGGTAGCAGATGGCTAAAGTTGCGTTGCTTATTGGTGTTGGTGAATACTTAGAAGGTTCAGGTTTTAAATCATTACCAGCTCCTCCTAAAGATGTAGCAGCTATGAAACGGGTGCTAGAACATCCAGAGATGGGTGGTTTTGATGAAGTAGCCATCTTAGTCAATCCAACTCAATCTGAAATGGCAATAAAGATTGAAACTTGGCTTATGGAACGAAAATCAGATGATTTAGCTGTCCTGTTTTACTCAGGACATGGAGCCAAGAATGAACAACGGGAGCTTTACTTTTCAGCAAAAGATACTCGTAAACTAAAAGAAAAGTTGATTCAAGCTACAGCTGTTTCTGCTGAATCACTTAATAAGTGGATTCAATATAGTTATGTAACTCGCTTTGTTCTTTTTCTCGATTGCTGTTTTAGTGGTGCTTTTGGAAATCTGCTACTTAGAGACGATAGTTCCGTTGGTACTGAACTTGAGAATCAGCTTGGTGCTGAAGGAAGAGTTGTATTAGCTTCTTCAAGCTCCCTTCAATATTCTTTTGAAGAACAGGGTATAGACCTCTCAATTTACACTCGTTATATAGTTGAAGGAATAGAAACTGGAGCGGCGGACTCGGATAACGACGGCAAAATCTCAATAAAAGAGTTACATGAGTATGCTAGCGAGAGAGTTTATGCAGCTAATAAAAATATGACTCCACGCATAATCACTCTTAAAGATCAAGGATTTGATATTGTTTTAGCAAAATCGCCTAAAAATGATCCTAAATTGCAGTATCGCAAAGAAGTTGAGGATTGGGCAAAACAAGAAGCTGAACGATGGATAGAGCAAAGGAATATTAAATTTTCGGTTCCTACTCGTAGACTACTTAACCTTAGACAACTTCAATTAAAAATCTCTGCACCGGAGGCAGAAAAAGTAGAAGCTGAAGTCTTACAACCTTTTCAAGATTATGAGCGGCAATTGCAAGAATATGAGGATACTCTCGTTGAGACACTAAGTGCAGAAGGCTACCCATTTAATCGGACTATTGAAGAAGCTCTGAAAGCTTATCAGGCATCATTGGCTCTCAAACCTGAGAATGTCGAGGCTATAAAAAGACGGTTACTGCCTGTAGACAAGATCGAGCCAGAGATGAAACTTATGGAGTCGCAAAAGTTACACCAAAATCAAACCAATGCAGCAGCAGAAAGTTCTACCGTTCTTTGGGTTGACGATCGCCCAAAGAATAACATTCATGAACGGTTAGCACTCGAAGCATTGGGAATCAATTTTGTGCTGGCAGTCTCTACAGAAGAAGCACTAGAGAAGCTTAATAAACACAAATTTGATGCAATTATCTCAGATATGGGACGGCCATTTGATGCACAAGCTGGTTATACGCTTCTTGGCAAGTTACGTTCTAGTGGAAATCAAACACCGTTTGTCATTTATGCTAGTTCAAAGACTCCAGAACATGTAGCAGAATCGCAGCGTAGAGGGGCTATCGGATGTACTAATAATCCACATGAATTGTTTGAAATGCTTTTATCCGCAGTTGGTCGCCCTAAACATTCTGCTGCGGATGGTTGAGCTTAACTATAACTCAATACGGTTCAGTTAAGGCTAAAACCCTTTGTGAAATCATTTTTTTTAACGAACCACAGAGGCGCAGAGAACACAGAGAGAAGGAAAAAATGCTTAACTGAACTGTATTGAACTATAACTTAGTAGTCTTCATCAGTAAACATTTGCCTGCACAAATCTAAACCTGAATTCTGCCTGCTGTAAGTGTCAGTTAATAAAGAACTCCCCAATTAAAATCGCTGACCTGTGGTAACTTCAAATCTAACTTCTCCTTGGTTACTAATTCCTAAGTCACCTCGAATCAGCCCAAAGGATGAGTTTACTCGCAATCCTAAGCCGTAACCAAAGCCACTTCCAGGTTTATCTCGCAGCACTCCTGGTTCTCCTAACACGGTTTTGCCAGACCCAAAATCTGAGGCGAAGTCAGTGAAAAGAACTCCTCCTATTGACTGAAAAATTGGAAACCGATATTCCACAGAAGCTAAACCATAACTCCGACCACTAGCAACTTTTCCATAACCGTAACCTCTGACAGAATCTAATCCACCAATATTAAAAGCGTCGGCTGGCGGAAAGTCCCCAATAGTCGTGCCAATTTGTAAATTAATCGCTAACATTTCGGGATTATCAGTTGGTTTACCATTACCTATCCAACCGACTGGTAAATACTGAATATAATCTCCTTGTAGGCGATTGCTGGAAATATTACCCAGTCCAATCGGAATCGCTTGCTCTGTGCTAAGGGTGAGGATTGATCCTTGAGTCGGATTGTCTCGGCGATCGCGTTGATCTCTGGATACAGCAAAGGATAATGTAAATAAGTCATCAATGCCAGTACCGCTCACAGATAAGGGACTCCCTAATCTATCAACTTGTACAACGTCATAAGCTTGATCGCGTAGGCTAATTCTGGTATAATTAAAGCTTATAGCTGTTTCCCACTCATCAAAAGCTCGTAAAACTCCCACGGAACCGCCAAATCTTCCCTCACGAACTCTCTCACCGTTAGATAATCTGATATCTTCGTTGAAGGTTCCCGATATATTTCGACTCCGAAAACCTCTGATGCTATAGCCTAAGCGGTTTGGTTCTTCAGGACGATAACGACTAGTAAATTGACCATTAAATTGGACATCTTTACCACTGATTTGTAGAGTTGTATCTAATTTATCGTTAAGACCGCTGATATTTTCATCTTTATAACCCACTCGACCGAATAATCCAACATCTTCGTTACTACCGCCTCCTAAGATTAGAGAAGGAAAGTTACGCTCTTTAATTTCATAGATGAGATTAACGCTCTTGGCATCTTCTTGGCGATAAACATTGACTTCATTAAATGACTCTAATCTCCGCAAGCGTTGCAAGTCTGCTTCTAGTAAATCTTGACGGAATACCTGACCCGGTTTGAGTTTCAGCAGACCAATGATAAACTCTTTTTGAGTCCGTCCTTTGATCGGCTGACCTTTGTCATCGAGCAATTGATCTTTGTCGTTAGTAAAACGAATTTGGATTTCTTTGACAATTCGCTGGGAAAACTCGATAGACTGACTATCTATTGGAGTTGAGCTTATATAATTACCATATTTGGCATACCCTGCCTCTATCTGTAACGTAGGTTCTGCGTTATCTTCAGTAGAAGATTGCGAGTTGGCAATGGCTTCTAGATTTTGCCCACCTATTAAAATTATTGCGATCGCAACTACAGCTATTTGAATACGCATAAATAAAGTTTTACCATTACACCCTTTGTTCGGTAACTAACGTCAAACTAACCCATTCGCCTTTCTCGTTGTAGCTGCGAATCATCCGTTGGCGCAGGTTTGGCTGGATTAACCAACCCACTTCCAGAAAAAATGATTGACGTAACTGCACTTTAAGAGGAGAAGTTGCAGAAGCACCATCTGGTAACATTAATACTTGCACCGACTTTTGGGGATTTTGATCAAAAAGAATAATAGAGCCTTTGATGGTAGCAATTGAGGTAATTGTGTGTTCTGCAAAAGAAAGACTTTGAATTAATTGCCCAGCATCATCAAGTTGTAATTTTAAGGCTGTAGAGTAAGTCTCAGGCGATCGCCAATCTGGATATATTGTCACTGCTTGACCTTGCCATTCTCCCAACAAGTCATTAATCTGCAAAGTTGGGCGTTCTGCTGCTGGGGTTCCCGCTAGATGTTCTCGAATTAAGATTAGTTCCTTTAGCTGACCGGTCTTATCAAAGAGTTGCACCAGACGCAAGCGGCGATTTTCATGAACAAAGGCAAGTTCTCCACCAAATTCGGAAAATGGCCCTAGCTGAATTAAACCTTCAGAAAACGAACCATTTTCAAAAAATAGCAGACCCCCTCCCACAGAACTAAATTCTCTGATCAAATCTTGTCCCGAACGGCTGAGACTTAGACGCACTTTCTGGCTATTGTTTAAATATTCTAGGGAAAGACGGCTAGGAGTATCGTTTAAAAGCGTCCCTTGAGGGGAAAAATTCGTAAATGAACCTTCCCAAACACCGAGATTCTGCAAAAAACATTCCCATTGCGATTTCATAGCGATTTCTCCCTTTGTCTCCCCATCCCCTTATACCCACTGCCTAACCTTTAGCAAAACGTCGGACAGCAAACAAGCTTCCCATTAATCCTACACCTGCACCGAAACTCAAAAGAATCAAAGGCAATAATAAAATTTCTGCTGGAGTGAATTGCACCTTGTTGGTGATGGCTTGGATAAACTCAGGTTGATTGACTAGCAACTTACCGAGAAACTGTTGAATTACAGAAATAAAACTCCAAGCGATCGCACCACCAACTAAACCAAAAGCAATTCCTTGTAAAATAAACGGGAGGTAAATCCAAATAGAAGTTGCTCCCACAAGTTGCATAATTTCAATTTCCTGGCGACGCGCCATGACAATCAGCCGAATTGTAGTAGTAGTGACTGCGATCGCTGTTAAAGTCAGAATAATTGTAATTGTTAAAGTAATCCAGTTCAAACCTTGGTGCAACTGGGCAATACGTTTGACTGCTTCATCGATATACTGCACCGTTTCAACTCCTGGTAACTTAGCCAACTGGGTTGCTAAATTGGGCACAACTTGAGAATTACGTGCTTTAACTTTCATTTCATCAACCAGAGGATTCTCACCTAGCTGCTGAGTAGCGCCCTCAATATCAGAAATTCTCATTTCCTTAACTAACTTAGTCCAGGCTTCTTCTTTCGTAATGCTTCGTATCCCCGCCACCTCTGGCATTTTGGCGATTAGTAGCTCAATACTTTCGATTCGCGTATCTGGTTCGAGATAAACTGATACTTCTAGCTGGCTACCAAACTGATATAGTAGTTTTTCGACTTGCCAAGAGGTTTGCAGACTCAAGCCAAATAAAAATAGTAATACCGTCACAGTACTTATAGCTGCCCAATTCATCCAACCTCCCCGCAGTAAACCGAGGAAAGTTTCTTTGAGTAGATAGTCAAGTTTTGTCAGAGATTTAAACACAAATCACCTCAAAATTAGAACTTACAGCTATTTTCAGGTAAATAGACCATGTAGTAGGGTTGCAAGGTCTTGCGCCCCTACGACAGATATGATGCAAATACATGAAAACTGCAACGCTAAGGCGCTAAGTTCAGCCCTTGCGTCTTGGCGTTGATAACACCACTATTTATAGTCAATGGCGCAAACTTTGCCAATACATCAGGTTTGAAGCTGATGTGGGCCTAAATTATATAAACACTCTTTACGGTCGTTAACTATTAACTGTTGACGGTTAACGGTTATCAGTCATCGGTCATCAGCCTTCACATAAATATTCAAGTTAAATGCGTAACAGCTTATCTCTTGCTACTTCCTTCCTGCCATCGGTGAGAGGTTAAGGTAATTGCACGTTTGTCAAGAGGGTGCAAAAAAGGGGATAAATCCAGCTTGGAGACTGCCTTTTGTAGAGCTTTGACCAAAGAGGCAGGGGAGCAGGGAGCAGGAAGCAAGGGAGAAAAATACTGGAGTTACCCTGCCACAAGGGTTTCAAGCCCCTCTCTTGAAAAGTTTACTACGGCGGGAAACCCGCCTACAGAACTTTTCGCTAAATTTATTTATGGGATATCTCCCCCCTGCCCCCCGCCCCCTGCCCCTTGTCCTCTTCGTTGACCACTCTTGACTATTTTGGATAGTCAAAGGAGAGTTAAAACAAAGATTCAGCTTCCATGACCACCAATGCACAGAAGCTGAAACCTTTATCTAGTCTTACTTTTAAAATGGCTCAGGTCGGAGTTGAACCAACGACCCCAAGCTTATGAGTCCCTTAGACATCTCCGAAAACTCTTGTAAAGACGTTGCAATGCAACGTCTTTACAAGAGTTTCAGGTAACGCATAATTAATTTCTGGAGATGTTTCTTTAATAAAGCCAACTATATAAGCATTTCAACTTTAAGTATTTTATTTCATAGCCAGGTAATAGTCAATACCTGTTAATATAATCTTATTATATTAAGTAATTATTGACACTAATATTTTCACTGAGTAAGCTTGATACAGCTTAGTAAGCTGTTCAAAACTCAGCAACAGATTTACTAACCTTATTCAATCAAATGATTAAATGATTAATAAAAAACAGTAACCATGAGTTATATCAATCATTTAAATAAATTGTAGCCTCATCATTTTCAGTGTAACTATCATTACTATTTATTCTTTTCCAGCCATAAGCAGCTAGAGCTAATGACATAACACAATCAGTAGGTAAGCCTTTATCATCTAAGTTGTAGAATCTAAGCTCAGTTTTAAGTTGCTTTAGTCTATCCTGCTCATCGTATGGGATAACTAGTTTAGATTTATCTAAAACTCCTGCAAGATTAGATAGCATGAGAGTTTTATGATTGTGCTTATTATTTATAGAAATTCAGCTCTCTAGTATTATTCCTGACTAGAAGCTGAAACCCTTATGTGGTCTTATTTTTAAAGTGGCTCAGGTTGGAATTGAACCAACGACCTCAGGCTTATGAGTCCCGCGCTCTAACCAACTGAGCTACTGAGCCATATATCTTCAAATCATAAACTAGTATAGCATACAAATTTGCTCAATACTAGAATTTTTGCAAATTTCTTACAGCTTTCATCCCTGTTGAGTTTATAGAAAGCAAAAGAGGGAGGTAAACTCCCTCAACAAAACAAGGCAATGATTTAGTTACAAAAAGGCAAGAAATTATATGCGATCCGGTAACATGGCAATTGGGTTAACGGCTCCCTTGCCTGTCCGATGGATTTCAAAGTGGGTGTGTGGCCCAGTACTGTGACCAGTGCTACCCATTAAAGCAATTGTTTCTCCTTGATTCACCTGCTGACCAGGTTGCACCAGAATCTTGCTGTTATGAGCATAGCGAGTCGTGCTGCCATCAGGATGGCGGATTTGAACCAGGTTTCCGTAGCCACCATTGTTCCAGCCAGCTTTTTCTATCGTACCCTCTGCTGAGGCGACAACTGGAGTACCAGTGGAGTTAGCAATGTCAATTCCCTTGTGCGGTCTTCCCCAGCGCATACCAAAGCCAGAGGTGAGAGTGCCTTTCGCCGGCCATGTGTAAGCTAAGGTTGAGGAAGATGGAGGAGGTGTAAGTTCGTCAATGGGTCTGGGCAAATATTGATCCACTGCTGCCAAAGGCGGTACGATTTGTGGAGAAACTGTGGTTCCCCGCATCTTTCCTAAGGAATCAGAGGCATTTACTCTTCCAGAAGGAGTTGCAACATTTATGGGAGATGGAGTGCGAACGGGAGTCCACTGACTGGCAGACCCCAGATTAGGCAAGAACTCTAGGTTTACTGGTTCGCTAGGGCGTACAGTAGTACGGAATTGAGGCTTAATTGGCTGAACGCTATAGTTAGATTGAATGGGTGTCGGAACTGGAATTGGTATCGCTACACTATTCTGTCGAGACACGGGATTAGGTACAGTGAAATTATTGGGAGTAGAAATAGGAGTGACCATCGCAGTATTATTAGCTTCGGTAGCTGCTGCTGGCACAACTAAGTTCCCAGACTGTTGAGCGCGATATTTCTGCTGTAACCTCTGGATTTCCGCTTGTAAGCCCCGCAAACGGTCATTGTTGTTATTGTTTGCCCTTGCTACCCTATTTGTTGGTGTTTTAGGCTGTTGCATTTCGGCAAAAGCTGTTGGCACTGGCCCATCACCACCGACGCCATAAGACCTAGCCTTGGGGGGGGCTGTTTCCAAGTCGGTTGCACTATTTGCCTGAATCTGAACAGTTACTGGTGCAGGGACGGTAACGCTACTGTTGTCGGCAATAATTGGTGATGGTGAAGTAGGTAGATATGAGTTAGCACTACCAATATTCACAGGGGAGGTGGCTACTTTTGGAGTTTTGCTGGACTCTACAAAAGTGGGAGTCGCTACAGTTGCTTCAACTTGAACAGCAGGAATAACTAGTTTTTGACTAATCCGCAGTTCATTTGGATTATTGAGGTTATTTGCCCTAACTAGTTCTGCTACTGAAGTGTTGTGTTTGCTGGCGATCGCTGCTAGGGTGTCTCCAGGCTTAACTTCATAAGCTGTTAGAGTTGAGGCCGCAATAACTGTTGGTGTAGCTGGTACAACAAATGCACTTGTCTGTGTCTTCTGTTTTAACCGCGATATCAGGTTCGCTTTGCTTGTATCGCCAGAAGTGTCAGATTGGGCTAATACAGTATTCTCAACTACAGTTGTTGGCTGTGCTAATTCTATATCAGCTTGTGATAAATTCTTGGTTTCCCCAGAACGTAACTGTGCCAGACTGTTTCTTAAACGGTTCGATTTTTCTTGTAAGCGATTTAGTGCAAACTCTTGTTGCGCCTTAAGCTGTGCATTTATTTCACTGTTTGCTGCCCCAGATGTTGCTACTATTTGTGGCTGGGCAATTAGTGATGCATTTGTACTACCAGCACTATCAGCACTATAGTCAGACAGATTATTGACTGTTGGGAAACTAGTTTCAGCTAACGTATTGTTCAATCCCTGTGCCAGTTGGGGCTTCAGGTAGGTGGAGTTTTTATAAACTGCTGTTGCTTGAGAAAAAGTGTTTGATGGGGGAACTTGCAAAGATATTCCATTGGCAGCGACTTGCCATT encodes the following:
- a CDS encoding histidine triad nucleotide-binding protein, which translates into the protein MSETTETIFSKIISREIPADIVYEDNLTLAFKDIHPQAPVHILVIPKKPLPTLADAESEDHALLGHLLLTVKRIAEEAGLKNGYRVVINTGDDGGQTVHHLHLHILGGRQLDWPPG
- a CDS encoding caspase, EACC1-associated type, which encodes MAKVALLIGVGEYLEGSGFKSLPAPPKDVAAMKRVLEHPEMGGFDEVAILVNPTQSEMAIKIETWLMERKSDDLAVLFYSGHGAKNEQRELYFSAKDTRKLKEKLIQATAVSAESLNKWIQYSYVTRFVLFLDCCFSGAFGNLLLRDDSSVGTELENQLGAEGRVVLASSSSLQYSFEEQGIDLSIYTRYIVEGIETGAADSDNDGKISIKELHEYASERVYAANKNMTPRIITLKDQGFDIVLAKSPKNDPKLQYRKEVEDWAKQEAERWIEQRNIKFSVPTRRLLNLRQLQLKISAPEAEKVEAEVLQPFQDYERQLQEYEDTLVETLSAEGYPFNRTIEEALKAYQASLALKPENVEAIKRRLLPVDKIEPEMKLMESQKLHQNQTNAAAESSTVLWVDDRPKNNIHERLALEALGINFVLAVSTEEALEKLNKHKFDAIISDMGRPFDAQAGYTLLGKLRSSGNQTPFVIYASSKTPEHVAESQRRGAIGCTNNPHELFEMLLSAVGRPKHSAADG
- a CDS encoding BamA/TamA family outer membrane protein; this translates as MRIQIAVVAIAIILIGGQNLEAIANSQSSTEDNAEPTLQIEAGYAKYGNYISSTPIDSQSIEFSQRIVKEIQIRFTNDKDQLLDDKGQPIKGRTQKEFIIGLLKLKPGQVFRQDLLEADLQRLRRLESFNEVNVYRQEDAKSVNLIYEIKERNFPSLILGGGSNEDVGLFGRVGYKDENISGLNDKLDTTLQISGKDVQFNGQFTSRYRPEEPNRLGYSIRGFRSRNISGTFNEDIRLSNGERVREGRFGGSVGVLRAFDEWETAISFNYTRISLRDQAYDVVQVDRLGSPLSVSGTGIDDLFTLSFAVSRDQRDRRDNPTQGSILTLSTEQAIPIGLGNISSNRLQGDYIQYLPVGWIGNGKPTDNPEMLAINLQIGTTIGDFPPADAFNIGGLDSVRGYGYGKVASGRSYGLASVEYRFPIFQSIGGVLFTDFASDFGSGKTVLGEPGVLRDKPGSGFGYGLGLRVNSSFGLIRGDLGISNQGEVRFEVTTGQRF
- a CDS encoding DUF3598 family protein, producing MKSQWECFLQNLGVWEGSFTNFSPQGTLLNDTPSRLSLEYLNNSQKVRLSLSRSGQDLIREFSSVGGGLLFFENGSFSEGLIQLGPFSEFGGELAFVHENRRLRLVQLFDKTGQLKELILIREHLAGTPAAERPTLQINDLLGEWQGQAVTIYPDWRSPETYSTALKLQLDDAGQLIQSLSFAEHTITSIATIKGSIILFDQNPQKSVQVLMLPDGASATSPLKVQLRQSFFLEVGWLIQPNLRQRMIRSYNEKGEWVSLTLVTEQRV
- a CDS encoding cell division protein FtsX, translated to MFKSLTKLDYLLKETFLGLLRGGWMNWAAISTVTVLLFLFGLSLQTSWQVEKLLYQFGSQLEVSVYLEPDTRIESIELLIAKMPEVAGIRSITKEEAWTKLVKEMRISDIEGATQQLGENPLVDEMKVKARNSQVVPNLATQLAKLPGVETVQYIDEAVKRIAQLHQGLNWITLTITIILTLTAIAVTTTTIRLIVMARRQEIEIMQLVGATSIWIYLPFILQGIAFGLVGGAIAWSFISVIQQFLGKLLVNQPEFIQAITNKVQFTPAEILLLPLILLSFGAGVGLMGSLFAVRRFAKG
- a CDS encoding peptidoglycan DD-metalloendopeptidase family protein codes for the protein MKRALKKRVKAVLNNNPSSDEAPVELLNVMNPKVNRRVRTKAAMIGLAISMGATSLLVTRQSDQAQAAVPVGSQKATSAIPAVPDTEVKFASTKLESQAVSSASVPENPVIVEPTAVSQVPGLEAKWQVAANGISLQVPPSNTFSQATAVYKNSTYLKPQLAQGLNNTLAETSFPTVNNLSDYSADSAGSTNASLIAQPQIVATSGAANSEINAQLKAQQEFALNRLQEKSNRLRNSLAQLRSGETKNLSQADIELAQPTTVVENTVLAQSDTSGDTSKANLISRLKQKTQTSAFVVPATPTVIAASTLTAYEVKPGDTLAAIASKHNTSVAELVRANNLNNPNELRISQKLVIPAVQVEATVATPTFVESSKTPKVATSPVNIGSANSYLPTSPSPIIADNSSVTVPAPVTVQIQANSATDLETAPPKARSYGVGGDGPVPTAFAEMQQPKTPTNRVARANNNNNDRLRGLQAEIQRLQQKYRAQQSGNLVVPAAATEANNTAMVTPISTPNNFTVPNPVSRQNSVAIPIPVPTPIQSNYSVQPIKPQFRTTVRPSEPVNLEFLPNLGSASQWTPVRTPSPINVATPSGRVNASDSLGKMRGTTVSPQIVPPLAAVDQYLPRPIDELTPPPSSSTLAYTWPAKGTLTSGFGMRWGRPHKGIDIANSTGTPVVASAEGTIEKAGWNNGGYGNLVQIRHPDGSTTRYAHNSKILVQPGQQVNQGETIALMGSTGHSTGPHTHFEIHRTGKGAVNPIAMLPDRI